A genomic region of Candidatus Krumholzibacteriota bacterium contains the following coding sequences:
- the meaB gene encoding methylmalonyl Co-A mutase-associated GTPase MeaB, which translates to MRPGYDIDKLLERFDAGQVAAAARLITILENGGEDAEKVLDGIFSKTKDAYRVGFTGPPGAGKSSLLYKVTEKFREKGRKIGILAIDPTSPFSGGALLGDRIRMQNLSEYPDVFVRSLASRGSLGGISNCTDEVTDLMDAFGKDLVLIETVGVGQSELEISEKAHTVVVILVPESGDAIQAMKAGLMEIGDIFVMNKSDHKDAEMAAGEIANSLRLKDIPKGHWEPKVLLTSAREGTGIDELVETIEEHRAYLVEHDLISAKRREILFSRVRNALMDRIEKRLRNSEIVRDIMKNRMEEVYMGRLTPYALVHELEKTVSIR; encoded by the coding sequence GAGATTGATCACGATCCTCGAAAACGGTGGGGAAGACGCGGAAAAGGTACTTGATGGGATATTCAGCAAAACTAAAGATGCTTACAGGGTCGGTTTTACAGGTCCTCCCGGAGCGGGAAAGAGCAGCCTTCTTTACAAGGTGACGGAAAAGTTCAGGGAGAAAGGGCGAAAGATCGGAATACTGGCTATAGACCCGACAAGCCCCTTCAGCGGGGGAGCCCTTCTTGGCGACAGGATCAGAATGCAGAACCTTTCAGAGTATCCCGACGTATTCGTCCGGAGCCTTGCAAGCAGGGGAAGCCTCGGCGGTATCTCAAACTGCACCGATGAAGTCACCGACCTGATGGATGCCTTCGGGAAAGACCTCGTGTTGATCGAGACAGTCGGAGTAGGGCAGTCCGAGTTGGAGATATCGGAGAAAGCGCATACAGTGGTAGTCATCCTGGTTCCCGAATCGGGCGACGCCATCCAGGCGATGAAAGCGGGATTGATGGAGATCGGGGATATCTTCGTGATGAACAAATCAGATCATAAGGACGCCGAGATGGCGGCCGGAGAAATAGCCAATTCACTCAGGCTGAAAGATATTCCCAAGGGGCACTGGGAACCGAAAGTCCTTCTTACCTCGGCTCGCGAGGGGACCGGAATAGATGAACTGGTCGAAACGATAGAGGAACACAGGGCGTATCTGGTCGAGCACGATCTTATATCCGCGAAAAGGAGGGAGATCCTTTTTTCCAGGGTGCGAAACGCCCTCATGGACAGGATCGAGAAAAGACTGAGAAACAGCGAGATCGTCAGGGATATCATGAAGAACCGGATGGAAGAGGTATATATGGGAAGACTCACTCCCTATGCCCTGGTCCATGAACTTGAAAAGACAGTTTCAATAAGGTAG